The following DNA comes from Amycolatopsis albispora.
CGGTGCGTGGTGGCCAGCGACATGGCGATCGGCACCACGGCGAACGCGGCGTGCGACGTGCCGAGGCAGGCCACGCCGGTGCCGATCAGCCACAGCGCCCACGGCAGCAGCGCCACCCGCGGCCCGACCAGCCGGATCGAGCGGTCCACCAGCCAGTCGATGGTGCCGGTCTCCCTGGCCATGCCGAACAGGTAGGTGATGCCCAGCAGGATCAGCAGCGCGTCCACCGGGAACGCTTCGAGGATCTCGTCGAGCCCCTCGCCGACCACGCCGATGCCCACGATGAACGCGGCGACCAGGGCCAGCGCTCCCATGTGGACGTTGCGAATCGCGGAAATGGCGAACACGGCCGCGAAGACGACCAGCGCGATGATTTCGGCGCTCATGCTCCCGGCTCCCTTCGGCTGGAGTGGACGGCGGCGAGCCCGGGATCGACGCCTTCGAGGTCGTCCAGGCACACGAGTTCCCCGGCGGCGACGGCACGGCGCAGCCGCGTGCCCCCGAGCAGGTAGTAGGGCGCGACGCCCGGCGACGGCGGCACCATGACCGGTGCGACCCCGTTGATTTCGTGGTGGTGCCCGGTCACCTGGAACGAGGTGCCGGGGCCGAGCGAGGTGGCCGCCCTCGCCGCCAGCAGCGTGGTGGGTGACGGCACCGGCGCCGCGGTCCCGGCCACCGCCGCGTGGATGGTGAGCGGGGTTTCCACGCCCATCGCGTGGTACGGCCAGTAGAAGCAGGCGTACTTGCCGTCGCGGCTGACCACGTGCCCCTTGCCGCGCAGGAGTTCCCAGGTGACCGGGTCGCCGGTGCGCACCACCGCGAACACGCCTCCGGCGAAGCTGGCTTCCCCGGGCAGGCGCAGGGCGGAGAACACGTCCACCACCCCGTCGCGGCCGAGAATGCCGCCGTCCTCGCGGGCGGCGTAGACGTCGGCGAGTTCGGCGATCCTGGCGACCGGGTAGTGCAGGCCCTCGACGTCCGGCACGGCGCCGGTGCGCATCGCGACCACGGTCATCTCGCACAGGTCGGCCGCCGCCGAGCGCTTGAGCCCGCCGACGAGCGCGGCGCGGCGGTCCAAAGTGGTCCGTGGGTCCGGGCCGAGGTCGAGCAGCCCGGCCAGTTCCGGCGCTTCGACGCTCACTCCGGCCTGGGTGACGGTGCCGGTGGCCGGGTCGAAGACCAGGTCGTACTCCCCCGACTTGCCGATGGCGACGATCTCCAGCCCGGTGGCGGACACCCAGTCGACCAGGCGGAGCAGGTTGGCGGGCTGGTCGCCGTCGCCGGGCAGGTAGCTGAGCCCGGCCGCCCGCGCCTTGGCCGCCAGCGCGACCCCGGCCACGGTGTCGACCTCCTTGCTGACCATCACCACGTGCACGCCGTGGTCCAGGGCGGCTTCGGCGTAGGCGGTGCCGACGGCGACCTGACCGGTCGCCTCGACGAGCACGTCGATACCGCTCCAGTCGAGCGCGCTGCCATCAGCCAGCACGGCCGGGGCATCGAGGCCGAGTTCGGCGAGGGTGCGGCGCATACCTTCGGTGCCGGGCTCGACGAGCACCTCCGGTATCAGCTCTGGCGTGTGCCTCAGCTGCGCGAGCAGCGTACGGCCGTAACCACCGTTTGCGCCGGTCAGCGCGATCCGGA
Coding sequences within:
- a CDS encoding homoserine dehydrogenase, translated to MIHSHAARDREPVRIALTGANGGYGRTLLAQLRHTPELIPEVLVEPGTEGMRRTLAELGLDAPAVLADGSALDWSGIDVLVEATGQVAVGTAYAEAALDHGVHVVMVSKEVDTVAGVALAAKARAAGLSYLPGDGDQPANLLRLVDWVSATGLEIVAIGKSGEYDLVFDPATGTVTQAGVSVEAPELAGLLDLGPDPRTTLDRRAALVGGLKRSAAADLCEMTVVAMRTGAVPDVEGLHYPVARIAELADVYAAREDGGILGRDGVVDVFSALRLPGEASFAGGVFAVVRTGDPVTWELLRGKGHVVSRDGKYACFYWPYHAMGVETPLTIHAAVAGTAAPVPSPTTLLAARAATSLGPGTSFQVTGHHHEINGVAPVMVPPSPGVAPYYLLGGTRLRRAVAAGELVCLDDLEGVDPGLAAVHSSRREPGA